TGGAAAAATTATTCGAGAAACGATGCATGCATTAGGTGTTGAATATGAACATAATAGAAGtgatagaaataattttatatcagtaattaaaagaaatatacttgctaattatagaaaatattttgaaatggttaaagaaaaatttaataaaaaatacagTATTCCATATGACGTGAGATCAATTATGCATTTTGCATCATATGAATTTGCAAAAGGAAAacataaagttttaaattgtaAAGATAAATTGATGAAAGAATCAATGGGTAAATCAAATTATCTTACTTTTAATGATGCCAGACAATTAAATGAAATGTACTGTTCTAATCCAAAAATCCAATATCAATCTTGTTATTTTCATGGATATCAAAATCCGAAATTTCCtaataaatgtaaatgtCTTCCATTTCTTAGTGGTAATAGATGTGAAacttttatatcaaattcAAAACGTTGTACAAAACATAACGTACATTTTATGAACAGAAGAGTAGAAGTATATGACTTCATTATGGGACCAAATtgttcatttattattagagGAACTCCATCAAAAAGAATTGCAGTggatataaaatttactgatatgaaatttaaatatacatcATTATGTAGTGAGGCAAATAGTATTgaagttaaatataaaaatgatttatccATTAGTGGAGCTTTAGTGTGtccaaatgaaaaaaattttcgtGTAGTATCACAAAACAATACTATAGTAATTGTAGGAAGTAATTATAAACATGAAACAGAGTTGAGTGTTGTAGCAATAGAAGTATAAAATTAGTTtgattataaaagaattatttaaatcataACACTTTTCATATGTCAAAGCTGATAATTTtgcatataaataaaaaattgtcttaattttatagtaaattttagactaaaaaaattttttaaataaaaatgttattaatttaaataatttaaatttattaaatattaacaattattgtatttttttttaaatcctTATATTAAgttgaattatttaataatttttaataaaaaacattttttaagacaggtttagttttatttatacttaaacttatttaaaaattagtaagatatcagttttaaaattgatttaaaatatctaatgCACAtggtaaatataataatgttattatttaagaAGTATCtttcaaaaactttttttccaatgaaaaaaatgttaaaatatattatgatcAATAACTTGatacaataaattaaatggATTAAGTTTTGTTAAGAATGattaaatcatttatatatttataatcatttaagttatataaaacaatgataaaattaatacattatttcaaaaaattaattattatagataaagtaaaatttttattgattaaaatttctaGATTTTAcactaaataaaaaaataaacatatttgttaatttaaaatacaacttattaatcaaaattaaaGTTATTCAAGTTTAGGATTTTAACGTGaattaaacaaaaacatacttcaaactttttttctaaaatataacGTCATTTTAGCATTAAGacaatttattataagaaattcttataaaatatgtaaatcaatttgaaaaagtttgttgaaaatatttccctgaaattgaaaatttttttatatactatttttttatttaactttaagcacattattaacaataaaaaaatcaacagTATAAAATTTCATCAATACCCACCATATTAATAGGTTGTTTTCTATGATATTCATGATTAATTAACtttaatttctaaaattaaacatatattaatACTGAGAGTTTACTTACTAGTATtgacattattataatatcaaaatacaACAAGGATAAATTTAAACCATAGTCTTCTAACATATATCTTATGGTTTAAGTCCtggtaataaatattttaataaaataaaaatacaaaatccattcaattgaaaaaaaagtgtaagataattttttattgaataaaCTTTCTACCCAtcctaatatttttttaaaaatagattctgacataaactttttaaaataaagtatttacaCCCAACTGTTTATAATGTctataacaattaaattattaacatataatattcaatagaagataaaaaaaactcCGAAGTACATCATACtgaaagttttaaaatataattttcataagttactgtaaaaaattttaaatttattttataaaatttattgctACTATTATTTATCACATATCTATTaccaaataaattatatgataatttatttcaaaaattattataaaaatttatttatattaaatgattcttgtaataataaaccaaataattaacttacatgtaattttaaagccatttttataaattataaaaatattttatgtttgtGCGTATGCTATgtgtaatatataattatttggGATTCTACGCGTTACAattacaatataattttcttgtgattttatatataatcttCTTCCATTTGGACA
This Strongyloides ratti genome assembly S_ratti_ED321, chromosome : 2 DNA region includes the following protein-coding sequences:
- a CDS encoding Astacin-like metalloendopeptidase, which translates into the protein MLLFFLVIVLFKTLNIIIGNDISFIYSYERQKRNVYRPSLFKWNFRDTINKWKNNNKMLNWKKKFNLANWRKKNSSTLNKEPSMPQITKVSSNLNLNKKRNSIIYYVDSKLRVENIQTALSRIEKETCLKFTRTKDSKKTEIKYLPGRYFETIFEKNLDNPFKIYVPSNSQHIGKIIRETMHALGVEYEHNRSDRNNFISVIKRNILANYRKYFEMVKEKFNKKYSIPYDVRSIMHFASYEFAKGKHKVLNCKDKLMKESMGKSNYLTFNDARQLNEMYCSNPKIQYQSCYFHGYQNPKFPNKCKCLPFLSGNRCETFISNSKRCTKHNVHFMNRRVEVYDFIMGPNCSFIIRGTPSKRIAVDIKFTDMKFKYTSLCSEANSIEVKYKNDLSISGALVCPNEKNFRVVSQNNTIVIVGSNYKHETELSVVAIEV